The proteins below are encoded in one region of Pan paniscus chromosome 4, NHGRI_mPanPan1-v2.0_pri, whole genome shotgun sequence:
- the NDUFA2 gene encoding NADH dehydrogenase [ubiquinone] 1 alpha subcomplex subunit 2 isoform X1, with protein MAAAAASRGIGAKLGLREIRIHLCQRSPGSQGVRDFIEKRYVELKKANPDLPILIRECSDVQPKLWARYAFGQETNVPLNNFSAEQITRALENVLSGKA; from the exons ATGGCGGCGGCCGCAGCAAGTCGAGGAATCGGGGCAAAGCTGGGCCTGCGTGAGATTCGCATCCACTTATGTCAGCGCTCGCCCGGCAGCCAGGGCGTCAG GGACTTCATTGAGAAACGCTACGTGGAGCTGAAGAAGGCGAATCCCGACCTACCCATCCTAATCCGCGAATGCTCCGATGTGCAGCCCAAGCTCTGGGCCCGCTACG cATTTGGCCAAGAGACGAATGTCCCTTTGAACAACTTCAGTGCTGAGCAGATAACCAGAGCCCTGGAGAACGTGCTAAGTGGTAAAGCCTGA
- the NDUFA2 gene encoding NADH dehydrogenase [ubiquinone] 1 alpha subcomplex subunit 2 isoform X3, whose amino-acid sequence MAAAAASRGIGAKLGLREIRIHLCQRSPGSQGVRDFIEKRYVELKKANPDLPILIRECSDVQPKLWARYASTVQNS is encoded by the exons ATGGCGGCGGCCGCAGCAAGTCGAGGAATCGGGGCAAAGCTGGGCCTGCGTGAGATTCGCATCCACTTATGTCAGCGCTCGCCCGGCAGCCAGGGCGTCAG GGACTTCATTGAGAAACGCTACGTGGAGCTGAAGAAGGCGAATCCCGACCTACCCATCCTAATCCGCGAATGCTCCGATGTGCAGCCCAAGCTCTGGGCCCGCTACG CCTCCACGGTGCAGAATAGTTAA
- the TMCO6 gene encoding transmembrane and coiled-coil domain-containing protein 6 isoform X1 — protein sequence MWSRRQGRLRPTVCGVEELRRRRREREAALRKARREQQLVSKRLLRDDAPEEAGEGCVAAILGETEVQQFLRQAQQGTEEKEREGALVSLRRGLQHPETQQTFIRLEGSMRTLVGLLTSNQALLQLEAARCLHELSHSEQSTVAEACLPATSYLLTYLSGHSSDFIELCLYTLGNLIVESEAVRRQLLPQGIVPALAACIQSPHVAVLEALGYALSQLLQAEEAPEKIIPPASASSSILASTLPQHMLQMLQPGPKLNPGVAVEFAWCLHYIICSQVSNPLLIGHGALSTLGLLLLDLAGAVQKTEDAGLELLACPVLRCLSNLLTEAAVETVGGQMQLRDERVVAALFILLQFFFQKQPSLLPEGLWLLNNLTANSPSFCTSLLSLDLIEPLLQLLPVSNVVSVMVLTVLCNIAEKGPAYCQRLWPGPLLPALLHTLAFSDTEVVGQSLELLHLLFLYQPEAVQVFLQQSGLQALERHQEEAQLQDRVYALQQTALQG from the exons atgtggAGCCGACGGCAGGGCCGCCTCAGGCCCACGGTCTGCGGGGTGGAGGAGCTACGGCGCCGCCGGCGGGAGCGGGAGGCAG CACTGCGGAAGGCGCGGAGGGAGCAGCAGCTGGTCAGCAAGAGGCTGCTGAGAGACGACGCCCCAGAGGAAGCTGGAGAGGGATGTGTGGCTGCGATCCTCGGGGAAACCGAG GTGCAGCAGTTCCTGCGGCAAGCCCAGCAGGGGacagaggaaaaggagagagagggggcTCTGGTCAGCCTTCGTCGAGGCTTGCAGCACCCTGAAACACAGCAAACCTTCATCCG gctggagggcagcatgCGGACCCTGGTCGGGCTCCTGACCAGCAACCAGGCCCTGCTGCAGCTTGAGGCGGCTCGGTGCCTGCATGAGCTCTCTCACTCCGAGCAGTCCACTGTTGCTGAGGCCTGCCTGCCAGCCACTTCCTACCTCCTCACCTACCTCTCCGGTCACAGCTCAGACTTCATA gagctgtgTCTGTATACACTGGGTAACCTGATCGTGGAGAGTGAGGCTGTGAGAAGGCAGCTCCTGCCACAGGGCATTGTTCCAGCCTTGGCTGCCTGCATCCAG TCCCCCCATGTGGCTGTGCTGGAAGCTCTCGGATATGCCTTGTCCCAGCTTCTACAGGCTGAGGAAGCTCCAGAGAAGATCATTCC CCCTGCTTCTGCCAGCAGCTCCATCTTGGCCTCCACTCTCCCTCAGCACATGCTACAAATGTTGCAACCTGGCCCAAAGCTCAACCCTGGGGTCGCTGTGGAGTTTGCCTGGTGCCTTCATTACATCATCTGCAG CCAGGTCAGCAATCCTCTGCTCATTGGCCATGGGGCTCTGTCTACTCTGGGGTTGCTGCTGTTGGACTTGGCTGGGGCTGTCCAGAAAACCGAGGATGCAGGACTGGAGCTG CTGGCATGCCCCGTGCTTCGATGTCTAAGCAACCTGCTAACTGAGGCAGCAGTGGAGACTGTGGGAGGGCAAATGCAGCTCAGAGATGAGCGTGTTGTGGCAGCCTTATTTATCCTTCTGCAGTTCTTTTTCCAGAAACAGCCCAGTCTGCTCCCTGAGGGCCTTTGGCTCCTCAACAACCTCACTG CAAACAGTCCTAGTTTCTGTACCTCCTTGCTCTCCCTGGATCTGATTGAGCCTCTCTTACAGCTGTTGCCAGTATCTAACGTGGTGAGCGTAATG GTGCTCACAGTTCTGTGCAATATTGCAGAAAAGGGTCCTGCTTACTGCCAGCGGCTGTGGCCAGGGCCCCTGCTTCCCGCCTTGCTGCACACACTAGCCTTTTCTGACACTGAAGTAGTAGGCCAGAGTTTGGAGCTGCTGCATCTGCTGTTCCTGTATCAGCCAGAG GCTGTTCAGGTCTTCCTGCAGCAGTCAGGGCTGCAAGCCCTGGAAAGGCATCAGGAAGAGGCCCAGCTCCAGGATCGTGTGTATGCTCTCCAGCAGACAGCTCTTCAAGGGTGA
- the TMCO6 gene encoding transmembrane and coiled-coil domain-containing protein 6 isoform X2: MWSRRQGRLRPTVCGVEELRRRRREREAALRKARREQQLVSKRLLRDDAPEEAGEGCVAAILGETEVQQFLRQAQQGTEEKEREGALVSLRRGLQHPETQQTFIRLEGSMRTLVGLLTSNQALLQLEAARCLHELSHSEQSTVAEACLPATSYLLTYLSGHSSDFIELCLYTLGNLIVESEAVRRQLLPQGIVPALAACIQSPHVAVLEALGYALSQLLQAEEAPEKIIPSSILASTLPQHMLQMLQPGPKLNPGVAVEFAWCLHYIICSQVSNPLLIGHGALSTLGLLLLDLAGAVQKTEDAGLELLACPVLRCLSNLLTEAAVETVGGQMQLRDERVVAALFILLQFFFQKQPSLLPEGLWLLNNLTANSPSFCTSLLSLDLIEPLLQLLPVSNVVSVMVLTVLCNIAEKGPAYCQRLWPGPLLPALLHTLAFSDTEVVGQSLELLHLLFLYQPEAVQVFLQQSGLQALERHQEEAQLQDRVYALQQTALQG; encoded by the exons atgtggAGCCGACGGCAGGGCCGCCTCAGGCCCACGGTCTGCGGGGTGGAGGAGCTACGGCGCCGCCGGCGGGAGCGGGAGGCAG CACTGCGGAAGGCGCGGAGGGAGCAGCAGCTGGTCAGCAAGAGGCTGCTGAGAGACGACGCCCCAGAGGAAGCTGGAGAGGGATGTGTGGCTGCGATCCTCGGGGAAACCGAG GTGCAGCAGTTCCTGCGGCAAGCCCAGCAGGGGacagaggaaaaggagagagagggggcTCTGGTCAGCCTTCGTCGAGGCTTGCAGCACCCTGAAACACAGCAAACCTTCATCCG gctggagggcagcatgCGGACCCTGGTCGGGCTCCTGACCAGCAACCAGGCCCTGCTGCAGCTTGAGGCGGCTCGGTGCCTGCATGAGCTCTCTCACTCCGAGCAGTCCACTGTTGCTGAGGCCTGCCTGCCAGCCACTTCCTACCTCCTCACCTACCTCTCCGGTCACAGCTCAGACTTCATA gagctgtgTCTGTATACACTGGGTAACCTGATCGTGGAGAGTGAGGCTGTGAGAAGGCAGCTCCTGCCACAGGGCATTGTTCCAGCCTTGGCTGCCTGCATCCAG TCCCCCCATGTGGCTGTGCTGGAAGCTCTCGGATATGCCTTGTCCCAGCTTCTACAGGCTGAGGAAGCTCCAGAGAAGATCATTCC CAGCTCCATCTTGGCCTCCACTCTCCCTCAGCACATGCTACAAATGTTGCAACCTGGCCCAAAGCTCAACCCTGGGGTCGCTGTGGAGTTTGCCTGGTGCCTTCATTACATCATCTGCAG CCAGGTCAGCAATCCTCTGCTCATTGGCCATGGGGCTCTGTCTACTCTGGGGTTGCTGCTGTTGGACTTGGCTGGGGCTGTCCAGAAAACCGAGGATGCAGGACTGGAGCTG CTGGCATGCCCCGTGCTTCGATGTCTAAGCAACCTGCTAACTGAGGCAGCAGTGGAGACTGTGGGAGGGCAAATGCAGCTCAGAGATGAGCGTGTTGTGGCAGCCTTATTTATCCTTCTGCAGTTCTTTTTCCAGAAACAGCCCAGTCTGCTCCCTGAGGGCCTTTGGCTCCTCAACAACCTCACTG CAAACAGTCCTAGTTTCTGTACCTCCTTGCTCTCCCTGGATCTGATTGAGCCTCTCTTACAGCTGTTGCCAGTATCTAACGTGGTGAGCGTAATG GTGCTCACAGTTCTGTGCAATATTGCAGAAAAGGGTCCTGCTTACTGCCAGCGGCTGTGGCCAGGGCCCCTGCTTCCCGCCTTGCTGCACACACTAGCCTTTTCTGACACTGAAGTAGTAGGCCAGAGTTTGGAGCTGCTGCATCTGCTGTTCCTGTATCAGCCAGAG GCTGTTCAGGTCTTCCTGCAGCAGTCAGGGCTGCAAGCCCTGGAAAGGCATCAGGAAGAGGCCCAGCTCCAGGATCGTGTGTATGCTCTCCAGCAGACAGCTCTTCAAGGGTGA
- the IK gene encoding protein Red, whose amino-acid sequence MPERDSEPFSNPLAPDGHDVDDPHSFHQSKLTNEDFRKLLMTPRAAPTSAPPSKSRHHEMPREYNEDEDPAARRRKKKSYYAKLRQQEIERERELAEKYRDRAKERRDGVNKDYEETELISTTANYRAVGPTAEADKSAAEKRRQLIQESKFLGGDMEHTHLVKGLDFALLQKVRAEIASKEKEEEELMEKPQKETKKDEDPENKIEFKTRLGRNVYRMLFKSKAYERNELFLPGRMAYVVDLDDEYADTDIPTTLIRSKADCPTMEAQTTLTTNDIVISKLTQILSYLRQGTRNKKLKKKDKGKLEEKKPPEADMNIFEDIGDYVPSTTKTPRDKERERYRERERDRERDRDRDRERERERDRERERERDREREEEKKRHSYFEKPKVDDEPMDVDKGPGSTKELIKSINEKFAGSAGWEGTESLKKPEDKKQLGDFFGMSNSYAECYPATMDDMAVDSDEEVDYSKMDQGNKKGPLGRWDFDTQEEYSEYMNNKEALPKAAFQYGIKMSEGRKTRRFKETNDKAELDRQWKKISAIIEKRKKMEADGVEVKRPKY is encoded by the exons ATGCCGGAGAGAGATA GTGAGCCGTTCTCCAACCCTTTGGCCCCCGATGGCCACGATGTGGATGATCCTCACTCCTTCCACCA ATCAAAACTCACCAATGAAGACTTCAGGAAACTTCTCATGACCCCCAGGGCTGCACCTACCTCTGCACCACCTTCTAAGTCACGTCACCATGA GATGCCAAGGGAgtacaatgaggatgaagacccaGCTGCacgaaggaggaaaaagaaaag TTATTATGCCAAGCTACGCCAACAagaaattgagagagagagagagctagcaGAGAAGTACCGGGATCGTGCCAAGGAACGGAGAGATGGAGTGAACAAAGattatgaagaaactgagctTATCAGCACCACAGCTAACTATAGGGCTGTTGGCCCCACTGCTGAGGC GGACAAATCAGCTGCAGAGAAGAGAAGACAGTTGATCCAGGAGTCCAAATTCTTGGGTGGTGACATGGAACACACCCATTTGGTGAAAGGCTTGGATTTTGCTCTGCTTCAAAAG GTACGAGCTGAGATTGCcagcaaagagaaagaggaagaggaactgATGGAAAAGCCCCAGAAAGAAAccaa GAAAGATGAGGAtcctgaaaataaaattgaatttaaaacacGTCTGG GCCGCAATGTTTACCGAATGCTTTTTAAGAGCAAAGCATATGAGCGGAATGAGTTGTTCCTGCCGGGCCGCATGGCCTATGTGGTAGACCTGGATGATGAGTATGCTGACACAGATATCCCCACCACTCTTATCCGCAGCAAGGCTGATTGCCCCACCATGGAG GCCCAGACCACACTGACCACAAATGACATTGTCATTAGCAAGCTGACCCAGATCCTTTCATACCTGAGGCAGGGAACCCGTAACAAGAAGCTTAAGAAGAAGGATAAAG GGAAGCTGGAAGAGAAGAAACCTCCTGAGGCTGACATGAA TATTTTTGAAGACATTGGGGATTACGTACCCTCCACAACCAAGACACCTCGGGACAAGGAGCGGGAGAGATATCGGGAACGGGAGCGTGAtcgggaaagagacagagaccgTGACCGAGAGCGAGAGCGAGAACGAGATCGGGAACGAGAGCGAGAGCGGGAccgagagagagaagaggaaaagaagagacaCAGCTACTTTGAGAAGCCAAAAGTAGATGATGAG CCCATGGACGTTGACAAAG GACCTGGGTCTACCAAGGAGTTGATCAAGTCCATCAATGAAAAGTTTGCTGGGTCTGCTGGCTGGGAAGGCACAGAATC GCTGAAGAAGCCAGAAGACAAAAAGCAGCTGGGAGATTTCTTTGGCATGTCCAACAGTTATGCAGAGTGCTACCCAGCCAC GATGGATGACATGGCTGTGGATAGTGATGAGGAGGTGGATTATAGCAAAATGGACCAG GGTAACAAGAAGGGGCCCTTAGGCCGTTGGGACTTTGATACCCAGGAAGAATACAGCGAGTATATGAACAACAAAGAGGCTTTGCCCAA GGCTGCATTCCAGTATGGTATCAAAATGTCTGAAGGGCGGAAAACCAGGCGCTTCAAGGAAACCAATGACAAAGCAGAGCTTGATCGCCAGTGGAAGAAGATTAGTGCA ATCattgagaagaggaagaagatggaAGCTGATGG GGTTGAAGTCAAAAGACCAAAATACTAA
- the TMCO6 gene encoding transmembrane and coiled-coil domain-containing protein 6 isoform X4, with amino-acid sequence MRTLVGLLTSNQALLQLEAARCLHELSHSEQSTVAEACLPATSYLLTYLSGHSSDFIELCLYTLGNLIVESEAVRRQLLPQGIVPALAACIQSPHVAVLEALGYALSQLLQAEEAPEKIIPPASASSSILASTLPQHMLQMLQPGPKLNPGVAVEFAWCLHYIICSQVSNPLLIGHGALSTLGLLLLDLAGAVQKTEDAGLELLACPVLRCLSNLLTEAAVETVGGQMQLRDERVVAALFILLQFFFQKQPSLLPEGLWLLNNLTANSPSFCTSLLSLDLIEPLLQLLPVSNVVSVMVLTVLCNIAEKGPAYCQRLWPGPLLPALLHTLAFSDTEVVGQSLELLHLLFLYQPEAVQVFLQQSGLQALERHQEEAQLQDRVYALQQTALQG; translated from the exons atgCGGACCCTGGTCGGGCTCCTGACCAGCAACCAGGCCCTGCTGCAGCTTGAGGCGGCTCGGTGCCTGCATGAGCTCTCTCACTCCGAGCAGTCCACTGTTGCTGAGGCCTGCCTGCCAGCCACTTCCTACCTCCTCACCTACCTCTCCGGTCACAGCTCAGACTTCATA gagctgtgTCTGTATACACTGGGTAACCTGATCGTGGAGAGTGAGGCTGTGAGAAGGCAGCTCCTGCCACAGGGCATTGTTCCAGCCTTGGCTGCCTGCATCCAG TCCCCCCATGTGGCTGTGCTGGAAGCTCTCGGATATGCCTTGTCCCAGCTTCTACAGGCTGAGGAAGCTCCAGAGAAGATCATTCC CCCTGCTTCTGCCAGCAGCTCCATCTTGGCCTCCACTCTCCCTCAGCACATGCTACAAATGTTGCAACCTGGCCCAAAGCTCAACCCTGGGGTCGCTGTGGAGTTTGCCTGGTGCCTTCATTACATCATCTGCAG CCAGGTCAGCAATCCTCTGCTCATTGGCCATGGGGCTCTGTCTACTCTGGGGTTGCTGCTGTTGGACTTGGCTGGGGCTGTCCAGAAAACCGAGGATGCAGGACTGGAGCTG CTGGCATGCCCCGTGCTTCGATGTCTAAGCAACCTGCTAACTGAGGCAGCAGTGGAGACTGTGGGAGGGCAAATGCAGCTCAGAGATGAGCGTGTTGTGGCAGCCTTATTTATCCTTCTGCAGTTCTTTTTCCAGAAACAGCCCAGTCTGCTCCCTGAGGGCCTTTGGCTCCTCAACAACCTCACTG CAAACAGTCCTAGTTTCTGTACCTCCTTGCTCTCCCTGGATCTGATTGAGCCTCTCTTACAGCTGTTGCCAGTATCTAACGTGGTGAGCGTAATG GTGCTCACAGTTCTGTGCAATATTGCAGAAAAGGGTCCTGCTTACTGCCAGCGGCTGTGGCCAGGGCCCCTGCTTCCCGCCTTGCTGCACACACTAGCCTTTTCTGACACTGAAGTAGTAGGCCAGAGTTTGGAGCTGCTGCATCTGCTGTTCCTGTATCAGCCAGAG GCTGTTCAGGTCTTCCTGCAGCAGTCAGGGCTGCAAGCCCTGGAAAGGCATCAGGAAGAGGCCCAGCTCCAGGATCGTGTGTATGCTCTCCAGCAGACAGCTCTTCAAGGGTGA
- the TMCO6 gene encoding transmembrane and coiled-coil domain-containing protein 6 isoform X3 produces MWSRRQGRLRPTVCGVEELRRRRREREAALRKARREQQLVSKRLLRDDAPEEAGEGCVAAILGETEVQQFLRQAQQGTEEKEREGALVSLRRGLQHPETQQTFIRLEGSMRTLVGLLTSNQALLQLEAARCLHELSHSEQSTVAEACLPATSYLLTYLSGHSSDFIELCLYTLGNLIVESEAVRRQLLPQGIVPALAACIQSPHVAVLEALGYALSQLLQAEEAPEKIIPSILASTLPQHMLQMLQPGPKLNPGVAVEFAWCLHYIICSQVSNPLLIGHGALSTLGLLLLDLAGAVQKTEDAGLELLACPVLRCLSNLLTEAAVETVGGQMQLRDERVVAALFILLQFFFQKQPSLLPEGLWLLNNLTANSPSFCTSLLSLDLIEPLLQLLPVSNVVSVMVLTVLCNIAEKGPAYCQRLWPGPLLPALLHTLAFSDTEVVGQSLELLHLLFLYQPEAVQVFLQQSGLQALERHQEEAQLQDRVYALQQTALQG; encoded by the exons atgtggAGCCGACGGCAGGGCCGCCTCAGGCCCACGGTCTGCGGGGTGGAGGAGCTACGGCGCCGCCGGCGGGAGCGGGAGGCAG CACTGCGGAAGGCGCGGAGGGAGCAGCAGCTGGTCAGCAAGAGGCTGCTGAGAGACGACGCCCCAGAGGAAGCTGGAGAGGGATGTGTGGCTGCGATCCTCGGGGAAACCGAG GTGCAGCAGTTCCTGCGGCAAGCCCAGCAGGGGacagaggaaaaggagagagagggggcTCTGGTCAGCCTTCGTCGAGGCTTGCAGCACCCTGAAACACAGCAAACCTTCATCCG gctggagggcagcatgCGGACCCTGGTCGGGCTCCTGACCAGCAACCAGGCCCTGCTGCAGCTTGAGGCGGCTCGGTGCCTGCATGAGCTCTCTCACTCCGAGCAGTCCACTGTTGCTGAGGCCTGCCTGCCAGCCACTTCCTACCTCCTCACCTACCTCTCCGGTCACAGCTCAGACTTCATA gagctgtgTCTGTATACACTGGGTAACCTGATCGTGGAGAGTGAGGCTGTGAGAAGGCAGCTCCTGCCACAGGGCATTGTTCCAGCCTTGGCTGCCTGCATCCAG TCCCCCCATGTGGCTGTGCTGGAAGCTCTCGGATATGCCTTGTCCCAGCTTCTACAGGCTGAGGAAGCTCCAGAGAAGATCATTCC CTCCATCTTGGCCTCCACTCTCCCTCAGCACATGCTACAAATGTTGCAACCTGGCCCAAAGCTCAACCCTGGGGTCGCTGTGGAGTTTGCCTGGTGCCTTCATTACATCATCTGCAG CCAGGTCAGCAATCCTCTGCTCATTGGCCATGGGGCTCTGTCTACTCTGGGGTTGCTGCTGTTGGACTTGGCTGGGGCTGTCCAGAAAACCGAGGATGCAGGACTGGAGCTG CTGGCATGCCCCGTGCTTCGATGTCTAAGCAACCTGCTAACTGAGGCAGCAGTGGAGACTGTGGGAGGGCAAATGCAGCTCAGAGATGAGCGTGTTGTGGCAGCCTTATTTATCCTTCTGCAGTTCTTTTTCCAGAAACAGCCCAGTCTGCTCCCTGAGGGCCTTTGGCTCCTCAACAACCTCACTG CAAACAGTCCTAGTTTCTGTACCTCCTTGCTCTCCCTGGATCTGATTGAGCCTCTCTTACAGCTGTTGCCAGTATCTAACGTGGTGAGCGTAATG GTGCTCACAGTTCTGTGCAATATTGCAGAAAAGGGTCCTGCTTACTGCCAGCGGCTGTGGCCAGGGCCCCTGCTTCCCGCCTTGCTGCACACACTAGCCTTTTCTGACACTGAAGTAGTAGGCCAGAGTTTGGAGCTGCTGCATCTGCTGTTCCTGTATCAGCCAGAG GCTGTTCAGGTCTTCCTGCAGCAGTCAGGGCTGCAAGCCCTGGAAAGGCATCAGGAAGAGGCCCAGCTCCAGGATCGTGTGTATGCTCTCCAGCAGACAGCTCTTCAAGGGTGA
- the NDUFA2 gene encoding NADH dehydrogenase [ubiquinone] 1 alpha subcomplex subunit 2 isoform X2: protein MSALARQPGRQHARRSLRPRRDFIEKRYVELKKANPDLPILIRECSDVQPKLWARYAFGQETNVPLNNFSAEQITRALENVLSGKA, encoded by the exons ATGTCAGCGCTCGCCCGGCAGCCAGGGCGTCAG CACGCGCGGCGCTCTCTCCGGCCCCGCAGGGACTTCATTGAGAAACGCTACGTGGAGCTGAAGAAGGCGAATCCCGACCTACCCATCCTAATCCGCGAATGCTCCGATGTGCAGCCCAAGCTCTGGGCCCGCTACG cATTTGGCCAAGAGACGAATGTCCCTTTGAACAACTTCAGTGCTGAGCAGATAACCAGAGCCCTGGAGAACGTGCTAAGTGGTAAAGCCTGA
- the CD14 gene encoding monocyte differentiation antigen CD14 translates to MERASCLLLLLLPLVHVSATTPEPCELDDEDFRCVCNFSEPQPDWSEAFQCVSAVEVEIRAGGLNLEPFLKRVDADADLRQYADTVKALRVRRLTVGAAQVPAQLLVVALRVLAYSRLKELTLEDLKITGTMPPLPLEATGLALSSLRLRNVSWATGRSWLAELQQWLKPGLKVLSIAQAHSPAFSCEQVRAFPALTSLDLSDNPGLGERGLIAALCPHKFPAIQNLALRNTGMETPTGVCAALAAAGVQPHSLDLSHNSLRATVNPSAPRCMWSSALNSLNLSFAGLEQVPKGLPAKLRVLDLSCNRLNRAPQPDELPEVDNLTLDGNPFLVPGTALPHEGSMNSGVVPACARSTLSVGVSGTLVLLQGARGFA, encoded by the exons ATG GAGCGCGCGTCCTgcttgttgctgctgctgctgccgctggtGCACGTCTCTGCGACCACGCCAGAACCTTGTGAGCTGGACGATGAAGATTTCCGCTGCGTCTGCAACTTCTCCGAACCTCAGCCCGACTGGTCCGAAGCCTTCCAATGTGTGTCTGCAGTAGAGGTGGAGATCCGTGCCGGCGGTCTCAACCTAGAGCCGTTTCTAAAGCGCGTCGATGCGGACGCCGACCTGCGGCAGTATGCTGACACGGTCAAGGCTCTCCGCGTGCGGCGGCTCACAGTGGGAGCCGCACAGGTTCCTGCTCAGTTACTGGTAGTCGCCCTGCGTGTGCTAGCGTACTCCCGCCTCAAGGAACTGACGCTCGAGGACCTAAAGATAACCGGCACCATGCCTCCGCTGCCTCTGGAAGCCACAGGACTTGCACTCTCCAGCTTGCGCCTACGCAACGTGTCGTGGGCGACAGGGCGTTCTTGGCTCGCCGAGCTGCAGCAGTGGCTCAAGCCAGGCCTCAAGGTACTGAGCATTGCCCAAGCACACTCGCCTGCCTTTTCCTGCGAACAGGTTCGCGCCTTCCCGGCCCTTACCAGCCTAGACCTGTCTGACAATCCTGGACTGGGCGAACGCGGACTGATCGCGGCTCTCTGTCCCCACAAGTTCCCGGCCATCCAGAATCTAGCGCTGCGCAACACAGGAATGGAGACGCCCACAGGCGTGTGCGCCGCACTGGCGGCGGCAGGTGTGCAGCCCCACAGCCTAGACCTCAGCCACAACTCGCTGCGCGCCACCGTAAACCCTAGCGCTCCGAGATGCATGTGGTCCAGCGCCCTGAACTCCCTCAATCTGTCGTTCGCTGGGCTGGAACAGGTGCCTAAAGGACTGCCAGCCAAGCTCAGAGTGCTCGATCTCAGCTGCAACAGACTGAACAGGGCGCCGCAGCCTGACGAGCTGCCCGAGGTGGATAACCTGACACTGGACGGGAATCCCTTCCTGGTCCCTGGAACTGCCCTCCCCCACGAGGGCTCAATGAACTCCGGCGTGGTCCCAGCCTGTGCACGTTCGACCCTGTCAGTGGGGGTGTCGGGAACCCTTGTGCTGCTCCAAGGGGCCCGGGGCTTTGCCTAA